From the Primulina tabacum isolate GXHZ01 chromosome 15, ASM2559414v2, whole genome shotgun sequence genome, one window contains:
- the LOC142526814 gene encoding uncharacterized protein LOC142526814: protein MDMIELVKCECCGLKEDCTQEYITEVKSKFDGKWLCGLCSEAVRDEASRGKKQFGMDEAVKAHMSFCRKFKSNPAIRVADGMRQMLIRRRTGDLSSSSSSKKYSRSSNTSQVGDDSTFPCYN, encoded by the coding sequence ATGGACATGATTGAATTGGTGAAGTGCGAGTGCTGTGGGTTAAAGGAAGACTGCACACAAGAATACATCACAGAAGTGAAGTCCAAGTTCGACGGTAAATGGCTGTGTGGGCTGTGTTCCGAAGCTGTAAGAGATGAAGCCAGTAGAGGTAAAAAACAGTTCGGAATGGACGAAGCAGTGAAGGCGCACATGTCCTTTTGTCGTAAATTTAAGTCGAATCCCGCGATTCGAGTTGCCGATGGCATGAGACAGATGCTGATCAGAAGAAGAACCGGTGATTTGTCATCTTCTTCATCGTCGAAGAAATACTCTAGATCATCCAACACATCACAAGTTGGAGATGATTCCACGTTTCCGTGTTATAACTAG
- the LOC142526703 gene encoding prefoldin subunit 2-like — protein sequence MATSESCSKEPTNEQAVTNIYGAMRADMNQIYSKITELEMEVSEHSLVMNAIKPLDPSRRCYRMIGGVLVERTVKEVLPAVQRNKEGLEEVISKLNEALEKKKKEITEFEAKYKIRITRGDGAMKDESGKKEGTAQGVLVGPAGANE from the coding sequence ATGGCGACTTCTGAAAGTTGTAGCAAGGAACCAACGAACGAACAAGCAGTGACCAACATTTATGGTGCCATGAGGGCTGATATGAACCAAATCTACTCCAAAATTACCGAACTGGAAATGGAGGTCAGCGAACATTCACTTGTAATGAATGCCATAAAACCACTTGATCCATCAAGACGTTGCTACCGCATGATAGGAGGTGTTCTCGTGGAAAGGACTGTGAAAGAAGTATTGCCTGCCGTACAGCGCAACAAAGAAGGTCTCGAAGAGGTCATTTCCAAACTTAATGAGGCCCtggagaagaagaaaaaggaaataaCCGAATTTGAGGCCAAGTACAAGATTAGAATAACAAGAGGGGATGGTGCAATGAAGGATGAGAGCGGGAAGAAGGAAGGGACTGCCCAAGGAGTGCTTGTTGGCCCTGCTGGTGCTAATGAGTAA
- the LOC142526702 gene encoding uncharacterized protein LOC142526702, whose amino-acid sequence MALTFSQFQVIPHTLASTDSTRQSLCVTQKPATIFSKKSPKFTQFASKSLKFTTILRASQEDENTTATNEKSILDPSAESQPEKSKSGEMTDLGREIKAAMKEREGQKAETGFLDGVAQEIREIEWPAFNKVLGTTGVVLGVIAGSSVVLLTVNAVLAELSDRVFAGRGVQDFFG is encoded by the coding sequence ATGGCACTCACCTTCTCACAGTTTCAAGTCATCCCCCACACGCTCGCCTCCACAGATTCCACTCGCCAAAGCTTATGTGTTACACAGAAACCTGCAACCATTTTCTCCAAAAAGTCCCCAAAGTTCACACAATTCGCATCCAAGTCCCTCAAATTCACCACAATCTTAAGAGCTTCTCAAGAAGATGAAAACACCACCGCCACCAACGAGAAAAGTATACTCGACCCATCTGCAGAGAGCCAACCAGAGAAATCGAAGAGTGGTGAAATGACGGATTTGGGCAGGGAAATCAAGGCAGCCATGAAGGAGAGGGAGGGTCAGAAGGCGGAAACCGGTTTTCTGGATGGGGTGGCTCAGGAAATAAGAGAAATTGAGTGGCCAGCGTTTAATAAAGTTCTTGGTACTACGGGAGTCGTGTTGGGAGTGATTGCAGGTTCCAGTGTTGTTTTGCTTACTGTTAATGCCGTTTTGGCTGAGCTTTCGGACAGGGTTTTTGCAGGAAGGGGTGTTCAGGATTTCTTTGGGTGA
- the LOC142526743 gene encoding uncharacterized protein LOC142526743, producing the protein MSDEGIEPLKGSEDVFVDVVGFSGGTDVGMVAKEDPDATENSSSFANSTSGNEDTPLLSDAEVDSKILIDDNLVPFDGFSGLFPMRRKKMTTHWRNFIRPLMWRSKWAELRIKELESQASKYARLISSHNRWKQIALDQTLVEQQGSKSMPFTYQRPRRMPLKRRKRNRVEDTIDIASYMSNHNLFSEPENNRSDMDKILGWEELDNSDHNNTGNDEFEINDDCLYPEDNDNILEHILQKIELVHAQVHKLKGQLETVMVNNADKFSSSENLSKLISCEAQTSCVRSPTFSDCNGDTAFGIHSQHISEYDELGDCIMPDSAVSSYGEVIPVPDIIESTVGLLSSIDVSQLEAQVGDSSEKIVDNIMTHNEEVEGERSMSKNKHDQSAENTRDTENDLEEEINNATQFALEPRSMAKAVASQEHSTLKPCLVLGLHFPKNKRKRGERKAGSGNWSRQRPGEPCG; encoded by the exons ATGTCTGATGAAGGAATTGAACCTCTAAAGGGCTCAGAGGATGTCTTTGTCGATGTGGTGGGCTTTTCAGGTGGCACGGACGTTGGGATGGTGGCAAAAGAAGATCCCGATGCCACTGAAAATTCAAGTTCGTTTGCCAACTCAACTTCCGGGAATGAAGATACCCCACTACTAAGTGATGCAGAAGTTGATTCAAAGATTTTGATCGATGATAATTTGGTGCCATTTGATGGATTCAGTGGCCTGTTTCCAATGAG GAGGAAAAAGATGACCACTCACTGGAGAAACTTTATACGGCCTCTGATGTGGCGCAGCAAATGGGCAGAATTAAGAATAAAAGAATTAGAGTCACAAGCATCAAAATATGCTCGGCTTATTTCTTCACACAATCGGTGGAAACAAATAGCATTAGATCAAACATTAGTTGAACAACAGGGCTCAAAGTCTATGCCATTTACATATCAAAGGCCTAGAAGAATGCCCTTAAAAAGGAGGAAAAGAAATAGAGTAGAGGATACAATAGATATTGCATCATACATGTCAAACCATAACCTTTTCTCCGAGCCTG AAAATAATAGGTCTGACATGGACAAAATTCTTGGCTGGGAGGAACTTGATAATTCAG ATCATAATAATACTGGCAACGATGAGTTTGAAATCAATGATGATTGCTTATATCCTGAAGACAATGACAATATTTTAGAGCACATACTTCAAAAAATCGAGTTAGTACACGCTCAAGTCCACAAGTTGAAGGGTCAACTTGAGACAGTGATGGTAAACAATGCTGACAAGTTTTCTTCCTCTGAGAATTTGAGCAAGCTTATATCATGCGAAGCACAGACCAGCTGTGTGCGCAGCCCTACATTCTCTGATTGTAATGGTGATACGGCTTTTGGCATTCATTCTCAGCACATATCAGAATATGATGAACTTGGAGATTGTATCATGCCTGATAGTGCAGTTTCTAGCTACGGAGAGGTTATTCCTGTTCCAGATATAATTGAAAGTACAGTTGGGCTATTGTCCTCTATTGACGTTTCCCAGCTCGAGGCGCAAGTCGGAGATTCATCAGAGAAG ATCGTAGATAACATCATGACACATAACGAGGAAGTAGAAGGAGAGAGATCAATGTCAAAAAACAAACATGATCAGTCTGCTGAGAATACTCGCGATACTGAAAATGATTTAGAAGAAGAGATCAATAATGCCACCCAGTTTGCTTTAGAACCTCGCTCTATGGCAAAAGCCGTTGCATCACAGGAGCACTCAACTCTGAAACCATGCTTGGTGTTGGGGCTTCACTTTCCAAAGAATAAAAGAAAGCGTGGAGAACGCAAAGCTGGTTCCGGAAACTGGAGTCGTCAACGACCTGGTGAACCATGTGGCTGA
- the LOC142526744 gene encoding transcription repressor OFP15-like produces the protein MSSILWKSFNLCFSKFNCLPTIKFTPPFTDQKSDENLHNHEKSLTSTSMPASAVEDFIFSSSSPDDSDTADYIPNFASQRFFFSNPGSSNSIFEPTKVEVPGPFLIGGMAVRTYSPDPYADFHKSMQEMIEAHELMDVESSWEFLHELLCCCLTLNPKHAHKFIVAAFADVILSLSNPPETCRKSRSSPAALHCTTGRCLNALFLKEVHEFRDHCI, from the coding sequence ATGTCCAGCATCTTGTGGAAGAGCTTCAACCTCTGCTTCTCAAAATTCAATTGTTTGCCCACTATTAAATTTACACCACCTTTCACAGATCAAAAGTCAGATGAAAACTTACATAATCATGAGAAATCTCTCACCTCAACCTCCATGCCCGCCTCGGCagtggaagacttcatcttctccTCTTCCTCCCCCGACGATTCTGATACTGCTGACTACATCCCAAATTTCGCCTCCCAGCGCTTTTTCTTTTCCAACCCCGGCAGCTCCAACTCTATCTTCGAGCCAACGAAGGTGGAAGTTCCCGGTCCATTCCTAATTGGTGGCATGGCTGTTCGCACGTACTCGCCGGACCCTTATGCCGACTTCCACAAATCGATGCAGGAGATGATCGAAGCTCACGAACTGATGGACGTCGAGTCCAGTTGGGAGTTTCTGCATGAGCTGCTATGTTGTTGTTTGACATTAAACCCGAAGCACGCTCATAAGTTTATTGTTGCTGCTTTTGCCGACGTCATCCTATCGCTCTCCAACCCCCCGGAAACCTGCCGGAAATCACGTTCCAGCCCGGCAGCATTGCACTGTACCACCGGCCGTTGCTTGAACGCATTGTTTCTAAAGGAAGTGCACGAGTTTCGTGATCACTGTATTTAG